The following coding sequences are from one Maridesulfovibrio bastinii DSM 16055 window:
- the ablA gene encoding lysine 2,3-aminomutase — translation MKIFTEHQQEVANSLDETNVTRSDWTDWKWHIRNSVRTVEDFERVLGVDFSDTERRIYRRTLDKFPMSVTPYYLSLIDTDDYKNDPVFLQSFPSKEELKIGRYDMTDPLHEDEDSPAPGITHRYPDRVLLQISNTCSMYCRHCTRKRKVGDVDSIPSKSTIEEGIEYIKNTPQIRDVLLSGGDPLMLSDSKLDWILSRIEEIEHVEVVRIGTRMPVVLPYRITDSLVEMLKKHHPLWINTHFNHPREITESSRRALARLADAGIPLGNQSVLLSGVNDCQRLIKTLNHKLVKNRVRPYYLYQCDMSEGLTHFRTPIGKGIEIIESLRGHTSGFAVPTYVVDAPGGGGKIPVMPNYIVSWGPNKVILRNYEGVITTYNEPDTYEANYCDRECAKCNLQLKEDDAEEKAIGIEKLLSDWDDTTSLTPENNERMCRRDDDEDEDAA, via the coding sequence TTGAAAATATTCACAGAGCACCAGCAGGAAGTTGCAAATTCGCTTGACGAAACCAATGTGACCAGATCCGACTGGACGGACTGGAAATGGCACATTCGCAACTCAGTAAGGACAGTGGAAGATTTTGAGAGAGTTCTGGGAGTTGATTTTTCCGACACGGAAAGACGTATCTACAGAAGGACCCTCGACAAGTTCCCCATGTCGGTGACTCCGTATTATCTCTCGCTGATCGATACTGATGATTATAAAAATGATCCGGTTTTCCTGCAATCCTTCCCTTCAAAGGAAGAACTGAAAATCGGAAGATATGATATGACTGACCCTCTCCATGAGGATGAAGACAGCCCTGCTCCGGGAATAACCCACAGGTACCCCGACAGGGTGCTGCTTCAAATAAGTAATACCTGCTCCATGTACTGCCGACACTGCACCAGAAAACGCAAAGTCGGAGATGTTGATTCAATTCCTTCAAAATCAACAATTGAGGAAGGAATTGAATATATTAAAAACACCCCTCAAATCCGGGACGTGCTTCTGTCCGGCGGTGATCCATTGATGCTTTCTGACAGCAAGCTTGACTGGATTTTAAGCAGAATTGAAGAAATTGAGCATGTTGAAGTTGTCAGAATAGGAACCAGAATGCCTGTGGTGCTGCCATACCGTATCACCGACAGTCTGGTTGAAATGCTGAAAAAGCATCACCCGCTCTGGATAAACACCCACTTCAACCATCCCCGTGAAATTACCGAGTCATCCCGCAGAGCTCTGGCAAGGCTGGCTGACGCAGGAATTCCGCTCGGTAACCAGAGTGTGCTGCTTTCCGGTGTAAATGACTGCCAGAGACTTATCAAAACCCTTAACCATAAACTGGTAAAAAATCGTGTACGCCCGTATTATCTTTACCAGTGCGATATGTCTGAGGGGCTGACCCATTTCAGAACACCGATAGGAAAGGGTATTGAAATAATTGAAAGCCTGCGTGGTCATACCAGCGGATTCGCTGTTCCGACCTATGTTGTGGATGCTCCCGGCGGCGGAGGTAAAATTCCTGTAATGCCCAACTATATTGTCTCATGGGGTCCCAATAAAGTTATTTTGAGGAACTATGAAGGAGTCATCACAACTTACAACGAGCCGGACACTTACGAAGCAAACTATTGCGACCGCGAGTGCGCCAAGTGCAATCTGCAACTCAAGGAAGATGATGCCGAGGAAAAAGCTATAGGTATCGAAAAACTTCTTTCAGACTGGGATGACACAACCAGTCTTACCCCTGAAAATAATGAGCGTATGTGTCGCAGAGACGATGATGAGGACGAAGATGCCGCATGA
- a CDS encoding amino acid ABC transporter ATP-binding protein, with translation MQNAPVIEISGLNKWFGDQHVLKGIDLNVLPSDVVVIIGSSGSGKSTLLRCVNYLESYDEGEINVSGQTVTGDDKFINALRTKVGMVFQHFNLFPHMSVLGNVMEGPTQVRKMKKKKAADLAEYYLEKVGMEEFLDAYPQNLSGGQKQRVAIARSLAMEPEVMLFDEPTSALDPELVGEVLGVMRKLAEDGMTMMVVTHEMGFAREVADSVAFMDEGVILEQGTPQRIFDEPQMPRTQEFLGQIL, from the coding sequence ATGCAGAATGCACCGGTTATAGAAATTTCGGGCCTCAACAAATGGTTCGGCGATCAGCATGTTTTAAAAGGAATTGATCTGAACGTGCTGCCCTCTGATGTTGTCGTCATCATCGGTTCAAGCGGATCAGGGAAAAGTACCCTGCTGCGCTGTGTCAACTATCTTGAAAGCTACGATGAGGGAGAAATAAATGTTTCAGGACAGACTGTCACCGGCGATGATAAATTCATAAATGCCCTCAGGACAAAAGTCGGCATGGTTTTTCAGCATTTCAACCTTTTTCCGCACATGTCCGTACTGGGTAATGTGATGGAAGGCCCGACTCAGGTCAGAAAAATGAAAAAAAAGAAAGCAGCCGATCTTGCTGAATACTACCTCGAAAAGGTCGGTATGGAAGAATTTCTGGATGCCTATCCGCAAAATCTTTCAGGTGGACAAAAGCAGAGGGTGGCTATTGCCAGATCTCTGGCAATGGAACCTGAAGTTATGCTTTTTGATGAACCGACTTCAGCACTGGACCCTGAACTTGTGGGTGAAGTGCTTGGCGTTATGCGCAAGCTTGCTGAAGACGGCATGACGATGATGGTTGTAACCCACGAAATGGGCTTTGCCCGTGAAGTGGCTGATTCCGTGGCCTTTATGGATGAGGGTGTCATTCTTGAACAAGGCACCCCCCAAAGAATTTTTGATGAGCCGCAAATGCCGCGCACTCAGGAATTTCTCGGCCAAATCTTATAA
- a CDS encoding amino acid ABC transporter permease, whose product MYLDLAAIPKYLPYFIPAAWMTLKVTTFGILLGVILGLGTAFLRISEKKIFNIPARAYIYIIRGTPLLLQLLFIYFGLRSVAGLSALSSAVLALGIHNGAYIAEIFRGAIVSISSGQMEAARSLGMPYTRAMIRVILPQALKRAIPALGNQFIIALKDSSLASTITINELLLKSQQLASSNFMMMEMLLTAALFYLFYTALFNWLFHILEARLDVSSA is encoded by the coding sequence ATGTATTTAGATCTGGCTGCGATTCCTAAGTATTTGCCATATTTCATCCCGGCAGCATGGATGACTCTTAAAGTCACAACTTTCGGGATACTTCTTGGAGTTATACTTGGACTGGGAACCGCATTTCTTAGAATCTCAGAGAAAAAAATATTTAATATACCGGCAAGAGCCTACATTTATATAATCAGGGGTACCCCTTTGCTCCTGCAACTTTTATTCATCTATTTCGGACTGAGAAGCGTAGCAGGACTAAGTGCGCTCAGTTCGGCGGTACTTGCACTGGGTATCCATAACGGAGCCTACATAGCGGAAATCTTCAGGGGAGCCATTGTCTCAATCTCTTCAGGACAGATGGAAGCGGCAAGAAGTCTGGGCATGCCCTACACAAGGGCCATGATCAGAGTAATTCTTCCGCAGGCCCTGAAGCGAGCCATCCCGGCACTCGGCAATCAGTTTATCATTGCCCTCAAAGACTCTTCGCTTGCCAGTACAATAACTATCAATGAACTGCTCTTAAAATCCCAGCAGCTGGCTTCATCCAATTTCATGATGATGGAAATGCTGTTGACAGCAGCTTTGTTCTACCTGTTTTACACTGCCCTTTTCAACTGGCTGTTCCATATTCTTGAAGCCAGACTTGATGTCAGCAGTGCATAG
- a CDS encoding ABC transporter substrate-binding protein yields the protein MKSVIRSIFLIAVVISMMIVSGCTDKKTDSLERVRKAGEISFAMSGGYPPFNFYNTKNQLVGFDVDVAREVAKRLDLKFKPVTTEWSGIIEGLRSGTYDAILGSMAATAERKKVVNFSTPYYYSGAQLIVSSTSDYTSNSELAGKTIGVVTGTTFTEDAKKLGAGDIKLYKDDTQTLTELDSGAVDAVITDRVVGANAMNSGKFKIKLFGAPLRSEDIAVAFKKGDDTLLDAVNKVITEMHTDGTLSKISMKWLKTDITKK from the coding sequence ATGAAAAGTGTTATTCGTTCTATTTTTCTAATTGCTGTAGTGATTTCCATGATGATTGTTTCCGGATGTACGGACAAAAAAACAGATTCTCTTGAACGTGTCCGCAAGGCAGGAGAAATCAGTTTTGCAATGAGTGGAGGATATCCCCCGTTCAACTTTTACAACACCAAAAACCAGCTTGTAGGATTTGATGTTGATGTTGCCCGTGAAGTAGCCAAGCGGCTGGATCTGAAATTCAAACCGGTAACAACTGAATGGAGCGGCATAATTGAAGGTCTGCGCTCTGGAACTTATGACGCCATCCTCGGGAGTATGGCTGCTACCGCTGAACGTAAAAAGGTCGTGAACTTTTCAACTCCATACTACTATTCCGGAGCTCAGCTCATCGTAAGTTCCACCTCCGATTATACCAGCAATTCGGAGCTTGCCGGAAAAACTATCGGAGTTGTGACCGGGACAACATTTACCGAAGACGCCAAAAAGCTCGGCGCAGGCGATATCAAATTATATAAAGATGACACACAGACTCTTACAGAACTCGACAGCGGAGCAGTTGACGCAGTTATCACCGACAGAGTTGTCGGCGCAAACGCCATGAACTCGGGAAAATTTAAAATCAAACTTTTCGGTGCACCATTAAGAAGCGAAGACATCGCCGTGGCTTTCAAAAAAGGCGACGACACTCTGCTTGATGCAGTAAACAAAGTAATTACCGAGATGCATACTGACGGGACCCTTAGTAAAATCAGTATGAAATGGCTTAAGACAGATATCACCAAAAAATAA
- a CDS encoding PAS domain-containing protein, producing MAEDSLNLTHLSEPTDIVQAWQDVVLYTDASGIIKKNNNTGIDYLPEAMTVEIPFWQALQLGSQSLKATLKKYPEHTINEVSGPEGRSFLVRIIPLVAEISSEHGYIVIATDNRSMEELFEYYKERLYDNITAWSDSLTLFNSVFDTVKDATLLVDESGTVVAANPAAVKQHSKDSLIGTDFEELFNRRFRKDLRQAVKQLSPGKIWTKNIVAYDSEGETFPCEATLRKIKFTGYTLFQLILHDLSDHIELKENLKDKKEEVERMNIALRQVIKTVEEDRQEFRENLTNQVKKQMLPAINNIAKADEAEVREGYKSVIEEHLAELAGENSFESDAGLLRLSAREIEVCRLIQLGKGGKEVAASLNLSFETVQTHRKNIRKKLGLRGKKMSLYSYLRRKPLLS from the coding sequence ATGGCTGAAGACTCACTAAACCTTACGCACTTAAGCGAACCGACAGATATTGTTCAGGCATGGCAGGACGTGGTTCTGTACACTGACGCTTCAGGTATCATCAAAAAGAACAACAATACCGGTATTGATTATCTCCCGGAAGCAATGACAGTTGAAATCCCCTTCTGGCAGGCATTGCAGCTTGGTTCCCAATCACTCAAGGCGACTCTAAAAAAATATCCTGAACATACTATAAATGAAGTCAGCGGTCCTGAGGGGAGAAGCTTTTTAGTAAGGATTATTCCTCTGGTAGCTGAGATATCGTCCGAGCACGGGTATATAGTTATTGCTACGGACAACAGGTCTATGGAAGAGCTTTTTGAATATTACAAAGAACGTCTTTATGACAATATCACCGCATGGTCAGATTCATTAACACTCTTTAATTCAGTATTTGACACGGTAAAGGATGCTACTCTGCTTGTTGATGAATCCGGTACTGTAGTTGCGGCAAATCCTGCGGCTGTTAAACAGCATTCAAAAGATTCCTTGATCGGGACAGATTTCGAAGAACTCTTCAACCGAAGATTCAGAAAGGACCTGCGGCAGGCTGTTAAACAATTATCACCCGGAAAAATCTGGACAAAAAATATTGTTGCCTACGACAGTGAAGGTGAAACTTTTCCCTGTGAAGCGACTCTGCGCAAAATAAAGTTTACCGGTTACACTCTCTTTCAATTGATTTTACATGATTTATCCGACCATATTGAGCTTAAGGAAAACCTTAAGGATAAAAAAGAAGAAGTCGAACGGATGAATATTGCTCTGAGGCAGGTAATAAAAACAGTTGAAGAAGACCGTCAGGAGTTCCGGGAGAATCTGACAAATCAGGTAAAGAAGCAGATGCTTCCGGCCATCAATAACATTGCAAAAGCTGATGAAGCTGAAGTCCGTGAAGGTTATAAAAGCGTCATCGAAGAACACCTTGCAGAGCTGGCAGGAGAAAACAGCTTTGAATCAGATGCCGGTCTATTGCGCCTTTCAGCAAGAGAAATAGAAGTTTGCAGACTTATACAGCTTGGCAAGGGCGGCAAAGAGGTCGCCGCGAGCCTCAATCTATCCTTTGAAACAGTGCAGACACATAGAAAAAATATCCGTAAAAAACTTGGCCTGCGCGGCAAAAAAATGTCCCTTTACTCCTATCTCCGCCGAAAACCTCTTTTAAGCTGA
- a CDS encoding methyl-accepting chemotaxis protein — translation MLKDIRIRAKFVLVLGVNIVLLIFMGILALTSARSIEDKLENVFSRDFKGVVFLLEADRDLHQAYVAERTLLLADLDSNSFEKQMKDYTDNKKQADTRVNKFDKITILDSQHSLVQNYMRDRKVWSDFSLGLLDKKKAGESVAELTKLAMSDGVKKFDAMRDHLDALTENLRNQAELAHKEAQQSYSSLWLMLIGITVFSVVIGSVSTIIVSNNIISPMKVLVDFARNLSSGHFPNKMGMYRKDEVGVLAESLDEMKETLQNNMEVIEIKGREAEEKAEAAEKAKLEADEARRQAESAKQQGMYHAAEELEGIVSQISVASSELNRLIQESMEGSEIQRNRTTETATAMEQMNTAVSEVAANSAKAAQNANSARGQAVDGGQLVSSVIESIDRLNEETLHLQKEMGELGGQADAIGHIMAVISDIADQTNLLALNAAIEAARAGDAGRGFAVVADEVRKLAEKTMTATQEVGTAISTIQGSTGKSIQSMEKASKMVTESTDISRKAGASLSKIQEFVDETADQVQIIATAAEEQSATTEQINRSSEEINAIAVDTADAMSKSLSAMENMADLSGKLRDLITELKTPDV, via the coding sequence ATGCTGAAAGACATACGAATCAGGGCAAAATTTGTTTTGGTTTTGGGCGTAAACATTGTTCTTCTTATTTTTATGGGAATTTTAGCCCTGACAAGTGCAAGAAGTATTGAGGATAAACTTGAAAATGTTTTCAGCCGTGATTTTAAAGGGGTTGTCTTTTTGCTGGAGGCAGACCGTGATCTCCATCAGGCTTATGTGGCAGAGAGAACTCTTCTGCTGGCAGATCTGGATTCCAATTCATTTGAAAAGCAGATGAAAGATTATACAGACAATAAAAAACAGGCAGATACAAGAGTTAATAAATTTGATAAAATTACTATCTTAGATAGCCAGCATTCTCTTGTTCAGAATTATATGCGTGACCGTAAAGTCTGGAGTGATTTTTCTCTCGGTCTGTTGGATAAGAAGAAAGCAGGAGAAAGTGTAGCTGAACTGACTAAGCTGGCTATGAGTGACGGGGTAAAGAAATTTGACGCCATGCGCGACCATCTGGATGCCTTGACAGAAAATCTTAGAAATCAGGCTGAACTGGCGCATAAAGAGGCTCAGCAATCTTACTCCAGCCTTTGGCTGATGCTGATCGGCATAACAGTTTTCAGTGTTGTCATCGGATCCGTAAGTACTATTATTGTTTCAAACAACATAATTTCCCCTATGAAAGTTCTTGTTGATTTTGCAAGGAATCTTTCCAGCGGCCATTTCCCGAATAAAATGGGAATGTATAGAAAAGATGAAGTCGGAGTTTTAGCCGAGTCGCTTGATGAGATGAAAGAGACTTTGCAAAACAATATGGAAGTAATAGAAATTAAAGGTCGTGAAGCTGAAGAGAAGGCTGAAGCAGCCGAGAAAGCGAAGCTTGAAGCTGATGAGGCAAGACGTCAGGCTGAATCCGCAAAACAGCAGGGAATGTATCATGCTGCCGAAGAACTTGAAGGAATTGTCAGCCAGATATCTGTAGCCTCGTCTGAGCTTAACAGGCTCATTCAGGAGTCAATGGAAGGTTCGGAGATTCAGCGTAACAGAACGACTGAGACTGCTACCGCTATGGAACAGATGAACACTGCTGTTTCCGAAGTTGCGGCAAACTCTGCAAAAGCGGCCCAGAATGCCAACAGTGCCAGAGGACAGGCAGTTGACGGTGGTCAGCTTGTTTCAAGTGTTATTGAATCTATTGACCGTTTAAATGAAGAAACGCTGCATCTGCAAAAAGAAATGGGAGAGCTTGGTGGTCAGGCCGATGCCATTGGACATATCATGGCTGTTATCAGCGATATCGCCGATCAGACCAACCTGCTGGCCCTGAATGCGGCAATTGAAGCAGCCAGAGCCGGAGATGCCGGCAGAGGTTTTGCTGTTGTTGCGGATGAAGTTCGTAAGCTGGCAGAAAAAACCATGACAGCCACTCAGGAGGTAGGAACTGCTATCTCTACAATTCAGGGCAGCACCGGAAAGAGCATCCAGTCAATGGAAAAAGCTTCAAAGATGGTAACTGAAAGCACAGATATAAGCAGAAAAGCCGGAGCCTCACTTTCCAAGATTCAGGAATTTGTGGATGAAACCGCAGATCAGGTTCAGATTATTGCCACAGCTGCTGAAGAACAGTCCGCTACAACAGAGCAGATCAACCGCAGTTCCGAAGAGATCAATGCCATTGCAGTCGATACGGCTGATGCTATGAGCAAGTCACTGAGTGCCATGGAAAATATGGCTGATCTGTCAGGTAAACTTCGTGATCTGATAACAGAATTGAAAACTCCTGATGTATAA
- a CDS encoding cytochrome ubiquinol oxidase subunit I produces MEYPIWELSTFGGGFFIAFISIFHVYIAHFAVGGGLFLPLFESKAVKENSPLMLDYVRTHTKFFLILTMVFGGMSGVGIWYSISVLAPRATSLLIRTFVFGWAIEWVFFLLEIVALLIFYYRFDKMDRRDHLKIGWLYFIFAWMSLFVINGIIGFMLTPGVWLKDGGFWGALFNPSFWPSLFFRTFISFMIAGLFGFITAGRIPNKEVRNKVYRCCSRWAIVSVVLALFCGWWYFSVLPPETLQRLTLKAARISTFYRLILICGASIFILGAAMMVRLPKEARVALTTILCILGIGFLGSFEFLRESARKPYLVYNYMYSSQIRTDEVSKLNRAGILASSKWVRADLNDLAKAGQSVFQIECSCCHSIGGPMNDIMPLTEKYPVIGMDSKLNGMGKINSIMPPFIGTRTERLALATYIVDDLHGSKAAENSFVGEDLKVEVPPFDKENDEYVLLAWNNLGMHCISDSYSEWVLLPPANDLWAQLIRRGEKPEVVTSGVTLKYHVEPGFENPADRSEFWDYEHSHFGANLEPHIGLSGNGLRGKMHLKEDLKSFEASLIPVEPYTEDGKYNPYPIFTVEAYDSKTGKLLATTAAVTPTSTEMGCKNCHGGPWKMKGIAGISQQTGRDVISSHDRLSNTDLVSEAAAGNPKLCQSCHPDPVLGAKGKPGLLNLPAAIHGFHANFLTGRGAEACAYCHPNRPDGPTKCLRGVHSQKGVSCVRCHGYLEDHALSLLKKEKDSGKPGAEKLMRNLKPRTVESTADVNARIPWIQEPDCRTCHVVKGRIPDNIKSNSFNVWTKNGSELYRLSLDNSGKVMCIACHNSPHANYPTVNKYGVDRDNIAPMQYQKNQRAIGADNNCNVCHLGNVEGDKHHWMK; encoded by the coding sequence ATGGAATATCCAATCTGGGAGCTTAGTACATTCGGCGGTGGCTTTTTCATTGCTTTCATCTCTATTTTTCATGTTTACATAGCTCATTTTGCAGTGGGAGGAGGTCTTTTCCTGCCTTTATTTGAGAGCAAAGCAGTTAAGGAAAATTCTCCCTTGATGCTTGATTATGTCAGAACACATACAAAATTTTTCCTTATACTGACCATGGTCTTCGGTGGTATGAGCGGAGTAGGTATCTGGTATTCTATTTCTGTTCTTGCACCAAGAGCCACATCACTTTTAATTAGAACATTTGTTTTTGGCTGGGCAATTGAATGGGTTTTCTTTTTACTGGAAATTGTAGCTCTGCTGATCTTTTATTATCGCTTTGATAAAATGGATCGCAGAGATCATTTAAAGATAGGCTGGCTTTATTTTATTTTTGCGTGGATGTCTCTTTTTGTAATCAACGGTATTATCGGCTTTATGCTCACGCCGGGGGTTTGGCTTAAAGATGGCGGTTTCTGGGGAGCACTATTTAATCCTTCATTCTGGCCTTCTTTATTTTTCAGGACTTTTATCAGTTTCATGATTGCCGGCCTATTCGGTTTTATCACCGCCGGAAGAATTCCTAATAAAGAGGTTCGCAATAAAGTTTACAGATGCTGCTCACGGTGGGCTATTGTTTCTGTCGTTCTGGCACTTTTTTGCGGCTGGTGGTATTTTTCCGTCCTTCCACCTGAAACCTTGCAGCGCCTCACACTAAAAGCTGCAAGAATCTCAACATTCTACAGGCTTATACTTATTTGTGGTGCCTCTATATTCATTTTAGGAGCCGCAATGATGGTCCGCCTGCCTAAAGAGGCCAGAGTCGCCCTGACAACTATATTATGCATTCTTGGAATAGGCTTTCTCGGTTCATTTGAATTTTTAAGAGAGTCGGCCAGAAAGCCATATCTTGTTTATAATTATATGTATTCGAGTCAGATCCGTACTGATGAAGTTTCCAAGCTAAACAGAGCGGGTATCCTTGCTTCATCAAAGTGGGTCAGGGCTGATCTAAATGACCTTGCTAAAGCGGGACAATCTGTTTTTCAGATTGAATGTTCGTGCTGCCATTCCATAGGCGGTCCCATGAACGATATTATGCCGCTAACGGAAAAATATCCTGTTATTGGAATGGATTCAAAGTTGAATGGTATGGGTAAAATAAATTCCATTATGCCGCCTTTCATCGGAACCAGAACTGAACGTCTGGCTCTGGCAACGTATATAGTTGATGATCTTCATGGATCAAAGGCTGCTGAAAATTCTTTTGTAGGTGAAGACCTGAAGGTAGAAGTTCCACCATTTGACAAAGAAAATGATGAATATGTCTTACTGGCATGGAATAACCTTGGAATGCATTGTATTTCAGATAGTTATTCAGAATGGGTTCTGCTACCCCCGGCAAATGATTTATGGGCTCAGCTGATCCGCAGAGGTGAAAAGCCGGAAGTTGTAACTTCAGGCGTTACCTTAAAGTATCATGTCGAGCCGGGCTTTGAAAATCCGGCTGACCGTTCAGAGTTCTGGGATTACGAACATTCACATTTCGGGGCTAATCTGGAGCCGCATATAGGGCTTTCCGGCAATGGTCTTAGGGGCAAAATGCATCTTAAAGAGGATCTTAAAAGCTTTGAAGCCTCACTTATTCCAGTTGAACCGTACACGGAAGACGGAAAATATAATCCTTATCCGATATTTACTGTCGAAGCTTATGATTCCAAGACAGGCAAGCTGCTTGCAACCACAGCGGCAGTAACTCCTACTTCTACTGAAATGGGTTGTAAAAACTGCCATGGCGGTCCTTGGAAAATGAAGGGGATAGCAGGTATCTCCCAGCAGACCGGGCGTGATGTAATAAGCTCGCATGACCGGCTGAGCAATACTGATTTAGTTTCAGAGGCTGCTGCCGGTAACCCGAAGCTGTGCCAGAGTTGTCATCCTGATCCGGTTCTTGGGGCAAAGGGAAAGCCGGGGCTTTTAAATCTTCCCGCTGCAATTCATGGTTTTCACGCGAATTTCCTGACCGGACGTGGAGCGGAGGCCTGTGCATACTGCCATCCAAACCGTCCTGACGGGCCGACTAAATGCCTGCGTGGAGTTCATAGTCAAAAGGGTGTCAGTTGTGTTCGCTGCCATGGATATCTGGAAGATCATGCCCTCTCACTGCTTAAAAAGGAAAAAGACAGCGGTAAACCCGGAGCTGAAAAGCTTATGCGTAATTTAAAACCGCGTACAGTGGAGAGCACTGCTGATGTTAATGCTAGGATCCCATGGATTCAGGAACCTGATTGTCGCACCTGTCATGTTGTTAAGGGCAGGATTCCCGACAATATCAAGTCCAATTCTTTCAATGTATGGACAAAAAATGGATCGGAGCTGTACAGGTTAAGCCTTGATAATAGTGGCAAGGTTATGTGCATTGCCTGCCATAACAGTCCGCATGCCAACTATCCGACCGTAAATAAATACGGAGTTGACAGAGATAATATTGCTCCGATGCAATATCAGAAGAATCAGCGTGCAATAGGAGCTGATAATAATTGTAATGTCTGCCATCTTGGCAATGTTGAAGGAGATAAGCACCATTGGATGAAGTGA
- a CDS encoding caspase family protein, protein MYRSICVFWVCTCLIFTASVKYVFAAGDMCPVAKEFSAKAALQFKEDPKKALAGLLQAHNWCPSNEKISYNLGLGYYKYKRPDKAYEVWSELYQHSPHNSKLINNLGWLAYKLGKDDEALTWAGKSGKTKSSAILTMEVLFRKGRYEKALKYASSKATLLGSANVDKAAGYLVDKKWQVFRSGDREGATKSLIDMSRTYPQSGIIAEAKEKMILAMWDDSVDIPLPKPLPDNVLVVPASGNDISSGSSEVLAIGSHKQTAPATDKAYAVLIGIRKYQTINGPRFADNDARQVQRLLTRMGGFKNDSAHIKLLINRDATLGNILNNIAWLERKARLNPDAKIVFYFSGHGSPVLGEDKTTIRDGLLIPYEANLDGLSDRTAISMAELDSRFSKIKNNQMITIIDACFSGSGKSASGMKLIKPRVKKNLVSKSKQFITASAADRPAEEYAPGRQGAFSYFFLKALMGQGDLNNDGWVDSVEAFNYAKSKLSALDLEQSPEMTSKEPLKISRIK, encoded by the coding sequence ATGTATAGATCTATTTGTGTTTTCTGGGTTTGCACCTGTCTTATTTTTACCGCTTCAGTAAAATATGTTTTTGCCGCTGGTGATATGTGTCCTGTTGCCAAAGAATTTTCCGCAAAAGCAGCTCTGCAATTTAAAGAAGATCCTAAAAAAGCTCTTGCCGGTTTACTACAGGCGCATAACTGGTGTCCTTCAAATGAAAAAATAAGCTATAATCTTGGGTTGGGATATTACAAATATAAACGTCCTGATAAGGCTTATGAAGTCTGGTCTGAGCTTTATCAACACAGCCCGCATAATAGTAAACTCATAAATAATCTCGGCTGGCTTGCTTATAAATTGGGTAAAGATGACGAAGCTCTTACATGGGCCGGAAAATCGGGAAAGACTAAAAGTTCCGCAATTCTCACTATGGAGGTTCTATTTCGTAAAGGGCGGTATGAAAAAGCTCTGAAGTATGCTTCTTCCAAAGCAACGCTTTTAGGTTCTGCAAATGTAGATAAGGCCGCTGGATATCTGGTTGATAAAAAATGGCAGGTTTTCAGAAGTGGTGACCGGGAAGGGGCGACCAAGTCGCTGATAGACATGAGCAGAACCTATCCCCAATCCGGGATAATTGCTGAAGCCAAAGAAAAAATGATTCTGGCCATGTGGGATGACTCTGTGGATATCCCGCTGCCTAAACCTTTACCGGATAATGTTCTGGTTGTTCCTGCCTCAGGTAATGATATTTCATCCGGTTCAAGCGAAGTTCTAGCTATTGGCAGCCATAAGCAGACAGCTCCGGCGACTGATAAGGCTTATGCTGTCCTGATCGGTATCCGCAAGTATCAGACTATTAACGGACCACGCTTTGCCGACAATGATGCCCGACAGGTTCAGCGCCTGCTCACCCGCATGGGTGGCTTTAAAAATGATTCAGCGCACATAAAGTTACTGATTAACCGTGATGCGACTCTTGGAAATATTCTTAACAATATTGCATGGCTTGAACGCAAAGCCCGTTTGAATCCTGACGCTAAAATAGTTTTTTATTTTTCAGGCCATGGCTCCCCTGTTCTGGGGGAAGATAAAACCACAATCAGGGATGGTTTACTTATCCCTTATGAGGCAAATCTTGACGGCCTAAGTGATCGTACTGCTATTTCCATGGCCGAGCTTGATTCCAGATTTTCAAAAATTAAAAATAACCAGATGATTACAATTATTGATGCCTGTTTTTCCGGGTCCGGTAAAAGCGCTTCCGGTATGAAGCTCATAAAACCAAGAGTCAAAAAAAATCTCGTTTCCAAGAGCAAACAGTTCATCACCGCTTCTGCTGCGGACCGTCCTGCGGAAGAATATGCTCCCGGACGGCAGGGAGCTTTCAGTTATTTTTTCCTGAAAGCTCTTATGGGGCAGGGGGATCTGAATAACGATGGCTGGGTAGATAGTGTGGAAGCCTTTAACTATGCGAAATCAAAGCTTTCCGCATTGGACCTTGAGCAGTCACCTGAGATGACTTCAAAAGAACCGCTTAAAATCAGTAGAATTAAATAA